In Bos mutus isolate GX-2022 chromosome 2, NWIPB_WYAK_1.1, whole genome shotgun sequence, one DNA window encodes the following:
- the CNKSR1 gene encoding connector enhancer of kinase suppressor of ras 1 isoform X3, giving the protein MSWARPCSWYMRPVPSSSGSTGDPGSITGLGRSPGEGNDNPLQYSCLENSVDRGAWYLFSHLNDFSSCQAIGELCGELGQALQEDCPAAEKESKVLRISSHVAGICCNILSCCPEELLKQKAILEQVPLDDPSGLEIHTTSNCLHFVSRVGAQVPTNPQLQVLPGDEIVQVNEQVVVGWPHKNVVRELLREPDRVSLVLKKVLVPETPQQTPPQPLESPFPVSPSPAPASVSPRTPSKDIFDFNLSSNPSPGPSPPAWTDSTFLGPKPLPSPPATPATYLAEVADTPEPPEHPDRSPVPGCRKSKGVATRRRVSCRELGPPDCDGWLLLRKVPGGFMGPRWRRCWFVLKGHTLYWYRQPQDEKAEGLINVSNYSLESGQDQKKKYVFQLTHNVYKPFIFAADTLTDLSMWVRHLITCISKYQSPGRASLPREEDCYSETEAEDPDDEAGSCSASPSQAQATSSLHGDPSPAVTPQDSPRTSFSPATDSSEGALEGMVRGLRLGGVSLLGQQQPLTQEQWRSSFMRRNRDPQLNERVHRVRALQSTLKAKLQELQALEEVLGDPELTGEKFRRWKEQNQELYSEGLGAWGGEQAQGGSQVLNSDPKEQSSHPPPSDPEECSPLCPLTPESDPRPPDL; this is encoded by the exons ATGTCCTGGGCGCGGCCGTGCAGCTGGTACATGAGGCCCGTTCCCTCCTCTTCTGGCTCAACAG gagatccaggttcgatcactgggttaggaagatcccctggagaaggaaatgacaacccactccagtactcttgcctggaaaattccgtggacagaggagcctg GTACCTCTTCTCCCACTTAAATGACTTCTCATCCTGCCAGGCGATTGGGGAATTATGCGGGGAGCTGGGCCAGGCCTTGCAGGAG gaCTGTCCAGCGGCTGAGAAGGAAAGCAAAGTCCTGAGAATT AGCAGCCATGTGGCTGGGATCTGTTGCAACATCCTGAGCTGCTGCCCGGAGGAGCTGCTGAAGCAGAAGGCTATACTAGAGCAAGTGCCGCTGGACGATCCTTCG GGCCTGGAAATCCACACCACCAGCAACTGCCTGCACTTCGTGTCTCGAGTGGGCGCCCAG GTCCCCACCAATCCCCAGCTGCAAGTCCTGCCTGGAGACGAGATTGTCCAGGTCAACGAGCAGGTGGTG GTGGGCTGGCCCCACAAAAACGTGGTGAGGGAGCTGCTGCGGGAGCCGGACAGGGTCAGCTTAGTGCTGAAGAAGGTCCTGGTGCCGGAGACCCCACAACAG ACCCCTCCTCAGCCCCTGGAATCACCATTCCCAGTgagcccatcaccagctccagccTCAGTGTCTCCCAG GACCCCGTCTAAAGACATCTTTGACTTCAACCTGTCTTCAAACCCAAGTCCTGGACCCAGCCCTCCTGCCTGGACAG ACTCAACCTTCCTTGGCCCCaagcccctgcccagcccccctgCAACCCCAGCCACATACCTGGCAGAGGTAGCAGACACTCCGGAGCCCCCAGAACACCCTGATAGG AGTCCTGTCCCTGGCTGCAGGAAATCAAAAG GCGTGGCGACGCGCCGGCGGGTGTCGTGTCGGGAGCTGGGCCCGCCCGACTGTGATGGCTGGCTCTTGCTCCGCAAGGTGCCCGGGGGCTTCATGGGCCCGCGCTGGCGCCGCTGCTGGTTCGTGCTCAAGGGACACACACTCTACTGGTACCGCCAGCCCCAG GATGAGAAGGCCGAGGGCCTCATCAATGTCTCCAACTACAGTCTGGAAAGTGGACAAGATCAGAAGAAAAAATA TGTGTTCCAGCTCACCCACAACGTGTACAAACCCTTCATCTTCGCTGCTGATACCCTGACGGATCTGAGCAT GTGGGTGCGTCATCTCATCACCTGTATTTCCAAGTACCAGTCTCCAGGCCGGGCCTCCCTACCCCGAGAGGAAG ACTGCTATAGCGAGACGGAAGCCGAAGATCCTGACGACGAGGCTGGATCCTGCTCAGCCTCA CCCAGCCAAGCCCAAGCTACGAGTTCGCTCCATGGAGATCCATCACCTGCAGTCACCCCGCAGGACAGCCCGCGGACCTCCTTCAGTCCGGCGACAG ACAGCAGCGAAGGGGCCCTCGAAGGAATGGTCCGGGGCCTGAGGCTGGGTGGCGTGTCCCTGCTGGGCCAGCAGCAGCCCCTCACTCAGGAGCAATGGCGAAGCTCTTTCATGCGGCGCAACCGAGACCCCCAGCTCAATGAGCGAGTGCACCGTGTGCGCGCACTGCAGAGCACGCTCAAG GCAaagctgcaggagctgcaggcTCTGGAGGAAGTGCTGGGCGACCCCGAGCTCACGGGAGAGAAATTCCGCCGGTGGAAGGAGCAGAACCAGGAGCTCTACTCGGagggcctgggggcctggggaggggagcaggccCAGGGCGGCTCCCAAGTCCTGAATTCTGACCCCAAGGAACAGTCTTCCCACCCGCCACCCTCTGACCCCGAGGAGTGCTCCCCTCTCTGCCCCCTGACCCCAGAGAGTGACCCCCGACCTCCTGACCTCTAA
- the ZNF593OS gene encoding LOW QUALITY PROTEIN: putative transmembrane protein ZNF593OS (The sequence of the model RefSeq protein was modified relative to this genomic sequence to represent the inferred CDS: inserted 1 base in 1 codon), which yields MQIAGELKAEPRSPLAGIVAAVLAVLGXGGSCYAVWKMVGQRRRPQAP from the exons ATGCAGATAGCCGGGGAGCTGAAGGCAGAGCCCCGGAGTCCGCTGGCGGGGATTGTGGCTGCAGTGCTGGCTGTCCTCG TGGGCGGCTCCTGCTATGCTGTCTGGAAGATGGTGGGGCAGCGGCGGCGGCCACAGGCTCCATGA
- the CNKSR1 gene encoding connector enhancer of kinase suppressor of ras 1 isoform X1: MEPVATWTPRKVAAWLRGLDDSLQDYCFEDWELPGKYLLQLCPRSLEALTVWPLGHQEIILEGVEQLRALSSGLQSENLQSLTEGLLEGTRAFQSLVQGRLGGCVETPADVLGAAVQLVHEARSLLFWLNRYLFSHLNDFSSCQAIGELCGELGQALQEDCPAAEKESKVLRISSHVAGICCNILSCCPEELLKQKAILEQVPLDDPSGLEIHTTSNCLHFVSRVGAQVPTNPQLQVLPGDEIVQVNEQVVVGWPHKNVVRELLREPDRVSLVLKKVLVPETPQQTPPQPLESPFPVSPSPAPASVSPRTPSKDIFDFNLSSNPSPGPSPPAWTDSTFLGPKPLPSPPATPATYLAEVADTPEPPEHPDRSPVPGCRKSKGVATRRRVSCRELGPPDCDGWLLLRKVPGGFMGPRWRRCWFVLKGHTLYWYRQPQDEKAEGLINVSNYSLESGQDQKKKYVFQLTHNVYKPFIFAADTLTDLSMWVRHLITCISKYQSPGRASLPREEDCYSETEAEDPDDEAGSCSASPSQAQATSSLHGDPSPAVTPQDSPRTSFSPATDSSEGALEGMVRGLRLGGVSLLGQQQPLTQEQWRSSFMRRNRDPQLNERVHRVRALQSTLKAKLQELQALEEVLGDPELTGEKFRRWKEQNQELYSEGLGAWGGEQAQGGSQVLNSDPKEQSSHPPPSDPEECSPLCPLTPESDPRPPDL, translated from the exons ATGGAGCCAGTGGCGACCTGGACCCCCAGGAAGGTGGCGGCTTGGCTGAGAG GCCTGGACGATTCCCTGCAGGACTACTGCTTTGAGGACTGGGAGCTGCCTGGCAAGTACCTGCTGCAGCTTTGCCCCCGCAGCCTGGAGGCTCTAACCGTGtggcctctgggccaccaggagaTCATCCTGGAAGGGGTGGAACAGCTCCGGGCCCTG AGCTCAGGGCTACAGTCAGAGAACCTGCAGAGCCTGACAGAGGGGCTGCTGGAGGGAACCCGGGCATTCCAGAGCTTGGTCCAAGGTCGCCTGGGGGGCTGTGTGGAGACCCCTGCAGATGTCCTGGGCGCGGCCGTGCAGCTGGTACATGAGGCCCGTTCCCTCCTCTTCTGGCTCAACAG GTACCTCTTCTCCCACTTAAATGACTTCTCATCCTGCCAGGCGATTGGGGAATTATGCGGGGAGCTGGGCCAGGCCTTGCAGGAG gaCTGTCCAGCGGCTGAGAAGGAAAGCAAAGTCCTGAGAATT AGCAGCCATGTGGCTGGGATCTGTTGCAACATCCTGAGCTGCTGCCCGGAGGAGCTGCTGAAGCAGAAGGCTATACTAGAGCAAGTGCCGCTGGACGATCCTTCG GGCCTGGAAATCCACACCACCAGCAACTGCCTGCACTTCGTGTCTCGAGTGGGCGCCCAG GTCCCCACCAATCCCCAGCTGCAAGTCCTGCCTGGAGACGAGATTGTCCAGGTCAACGAGCAGGTGGTG GTGGGCTGGCCCCACAAAAACGTGGTGAGGGAGCTGCTGCGGGAGCCGGACAGGGTCAGCTTAGTGCTGAAGAAGGTCCTGGTGCCGGAGACCCCACAACAG ACCCCTCCTCAGCCCCTGGAATCACCATTCCCAGTgagcccatcaccagctccagccTCAGTGTCTCCCAG GACCCCGTCTAAAGACATCTTTGACTTCAACCTGTCTTCAAACCCAAGTCCTGGACCCAGCCCTCCTGCCTGGACAG ACTCAACCTTCCTTGGCCCCaagcccctgcccagcccccctgCAACCCCAGCCACATACCTGGCAGAGGTAGCAGACACTCCGGAGCCCCCAGAACACCCTGATAGG AGTCCTGTCCCTGGCTGCAGGAAATCAAAAG GCGTGGCGACGCGCCGGCGGGTGTCGTGTCGGGAGCTGGGCCCGCCCGACTGTGATGGCTGGCTCTTGCTCCGCAAGGTGCCCGGGGGCTTCATGGGCCCGCGCTGGCGCCGCTGCTGGTTCGTGCTCAAGGGACACACACTCTACTGGTACCGCCAGCCCCAG GATGAGAAGGCCGAGGGCCTCATCAATGTCTCCAACTACAGTCTGGAAAGTGGACAAGATCAGAAGAAAAAATA TGTGTTCCAGCTCACCCACAACGTGTACAAACCCTTCATCTTCGCTGCTGATACCCTGACGGATCTGAGCAT GTGGGTGCGTCATCTCATCACCTGTATTTCCAAGTACCAGTCTCCAGGCCGGGCCTCCCTACCCCGAGAGGAAG ACTGCTATAGCGAGACGGAAGCCGAAGATCCTGACGACGAGGCTGGATCCTGCTCAGCCTCA CCCAGCCAAGCCCAAGCTACGAGTTCGCTCCATGGAGATCCATCACCTGCAGTCACCCCGCAGGACAGCCCGCGGACCTCCTTCAGTCCGGCGACAG ACAGCAGCGAAGGGGCCCTCGAAGGAATGGTCCGGGGCCTGAGGCTGGGTGGCGTGTCCCTGCTGGGCCAGCAGCAGCCCCTCACTCAGGAGCAATGGCGAAGCTCTTTCATGCGGCGCAACCGAGACCCCCAGCTCAATGAGCGAGTGCACCGTGTGCGCGCACTGCAGAGCACGCTCAAG GCAaagctgcaggagctgcaggcTCTGGAGGAAGTGCTGGGCGACCCCGAGCTCACGGGAGAGAAATTCCGCCGGTGGAAGGAGCAGAACCAGGAGCTCTACTCGGagggcctgggggcctggggaggggagcaggccCAGGGCGGCTCCCAAGTCCTGAATTCTGACCCCAAGGAACAGTCTTCCCACCCGCCACCCTCTGACCCCGAGGAGTGCTCCCCTCTCTGCCCCCTGACCCCAGAGAGTGACCCCCGACCTCCTGACCTCTAA
- the CNKSR1 gene encoding connector enhancer of kinase suppressor of ras 1 isoform X2 yields the protein MEPVATWTPRKVAAWLRGLDDSLQDYCFEDWELPGKYLLQLCPRSLEALTVWPLGHQEIILEGVEQLRALSSGLQSENLQSLTEGLLEGTRAFQSLVQGRLGGCVETPADVLGAAVQLAIGELCGELGQALQEDCPAAEKESKVLRISSHVAGICCNILSCCPEELLKQKAILEQVPLDDPSGLEIHTTSNCLHFVSRVGAQVPTNPQLQVLPGDEIVQVNEQVVVGWPHKNVVRELLREPDRVSLVLKKVLVPETPQQTPPQPLESPFPVSPSPAPASVSPRTPSKDIFDFNLSSNPSPGPSPPAWTDSTFLGPKPLPSPPATPATYLAEVADTPEPPEHPDRSPVPGCRKSKGVATRRRVSCRELGPPDCDGWLLLRKVPGGFMGPRWRRCWFVLKGHTLYWYRQPQDEKAEGLINVSNYSLESGQDQKKKYVFQLTHNVYKPFIFAADTLTDLSMWVRHLITCISKYQSPGRASLPREEDCYSETEAEDPDDEAGSCSASPSQAQATSSLHGDPSPAVTPQDSPRTSFSPATDSSEGALEGMVRGLRLGGVSLLGQQQPLTQEQWRSSFMRRNRDPQLNERVHRVRALQSTLKAKLQELQALEEVLGDPELTGEKFRRWKEQNQELYSEGLGAWGGEQAQGGSQVLNSDPKEQSSHPPPSDPEECSPLCPLTPESDPRPPDL from the exons ATGGAGCCAGTGGCGACCTGGACCCCCAGGAAGGTGGCGGCTTGGCTGAGAG GCCTGGACGATTCCCTGCAGGACTACTGCTTTGAGGACTGGGAGCTGCCTGGCAAGTACCTGCTGCAGCTTTGCCCCCGCAGCCTGGAGGCTCTAACCGTGtggcctctgggccaccaggagaTCATCCTGGAAGGGGTGGAACAGCTCCGGGCCCTG AGCTCAGGGCTACAGTCAGAGAACCTGCAGAGCCTGACAGAGGGGCTGCTGGAGGGAACCCGGGCATTCCAGAGCTTGGTCCAAGGTCGCCTGGGGGGCTGTGTGGAGACCCCTGCAGATGTCCTGGGCGCGGCCGTGCAGCTG GCGATTGGGGAATTATGCGGGGAGCTGGGCCAGGCCTTGCAGGAG gaCTGTCCAGCGGCTGAGAAGGAAAGCAAAGTCCTGAGAATT AGCAGCCATGTGGCTGGGATCTGTTGCAACATCCTGAGCTGCTGCCCGGAGGAGCTGCTGAAGCAGAAGGCTATACTAGAGCAAGTGCCGCTGGACGATCCTTCG GGCCTGGAAATCCACACCACCAGCAACTGCCTGCACTTCGTGTCTCGAGTGGGCGCCCAG GTCCCCACCAATCCCCAGCTGCAAGTCCTGCCTGGAGACGAGATTGTCCAGGTCAACGAGCAGGTGGTG GTGGGCTGGCCCCACAAAAACGTGGTGAGGGAGCTGCTGCGGGAGCCGGACAGGGTCAGCTTAGTGCTGAAGAAGGTCCTGGTGCCGGAGACCCCACAACAG ACCCCTCCTCAGCCCCTGGAATCACCATTCCCAGTgagcccatcaccagctccagccTCAGTGTCTCCCAG GACCCCGTCTAAAGACATCTTTGACTTCAACCTGTCTTCAAACCCAAGTCCTGGACCCAGCCCTCCTGCCTGGACAG ACTCAACCTTCCTTGGCCCCaagcccctgcccagcccccctgCAACCCCAGCCACATACCTGGCAGAGGTAGCAGACACTCCGGAGCCCCCAGAACACCCTGATAGG AGTCCTGTCCCTGGCTGCAGGAAATCAAAAG GCGTGGCGACGCGCCGGCGGGTGTCGTGTCGGGAGCTGGGCCCGCCCGACTGTGATGGCTGGCTCTTGCTCCGCAAGGTGCCCGGGGGCTTCATGGGCCCGCGCTGGCGCCGCTGCTGGTTCGTGCTCAAGGGACACACACTCTACTGGTACCGCCAGCCCCAG GATGAGAAGGCCGAGGGCCTCATCAATGTCTCCAACTACAGTCTGGAAAGTGGACAAGATCAGAAGAAAAAATA TGTGTTCCAGCTCACCCACAACGTGTACAAACCCTTCATCTTCGCTGCTGATACCCTGACGGATCTGAGCAT GTGGGTGCGTCATCTCATCACCTGTATTTCCAAGTACCAGTCTCCAGGCCGGGCCTCCCTACCCCGAGAGGAAG ACTGCTATAGCGAGACGGAAGCCGAAGATCCTGACGACGAGGCTGGATCCTGCTCAGCCTCA CCCAGCCAAGCCCAAGCTACGAGTTCGCTCCATGGAGATCCATCACCTGCAGTCACCCCGCAGGACAGCCCGCGGACCTCCTTCAGTCCGGCGACAG ACAGCAGCGAAGGGGCCCTCGAAGGAATGGTCCGGGGCCTGAGGCTGGGTGGCGTGTCCCTGCTGGGCCAGCAGCAGCCCCTCACTCAGGAGCAATGGCGAAGCTCTTTCATGCGGCGCAACCGAGACCCCCAGCTCAATGAGCGAGTGCACCGTGTGCGCGCACTGCAGAGCACGCTCAAG GCAaagctgcaggagctgcaggcTCTGGAGGAAGTGCTGGGCGACCCCGAGCTCACGGGAGAGAAATTCCGCCGGTGGAAGGAGCAGAACCAGGAGCTCTACTCGGagggcctgggggcctggggaggggagcaggccCAGGGCGGCTCCCAAGTCCTGAATTCTGACCCCAAGGAACAGTCTTCCCACCCGCCACCCTCTGACCCCGAGGAGTGCTCCCCTCTCTGCCCCCTGACCCCAGAGAGTGACCCCCGACCTCCTGACCTCTAA